One part of the Agarivorans sp. Alg241-V36 genome encodes these proteins:
- the pssA gene encoding CDP-diacylglycerol--serine O-phosphatidyltransferase has product MTPRFSRNASLQSLPKIAHDPLHFKTLLSAEEYRIALLQLIAEAKTRIYLVALYLEDDQAGRSIMDALYTAKQRCPELEVVVLVDWHRAQRGLIGDEQAQGNAAMYREYAQRYPDLITFYGVPVSNRELFGVLHLKGSIVDDNVIYSGASINNIYLAQQQRYRFDRYHLIHNARLANAMVDYVEQYLVNSEAVSSLSTNQPVSTRSLKPAIRRLRLSLQREQYSYHPQQCAESEVGITPLLGLGRRQNLLNKTIRQLVIKAKHQITLCTPYFNPPGSLSREISKALKHGVKVKLIVGDKTASDFYSKPDENFKVIHALPYLYELNLTKFVKRQLKYINSGLLSIHLWSHKDNSFHVKGLWVDERYSLLTGNNLNPRAWNLDLENGLLIDDPNSLLNEQKQLELNNILAHTKLVHCVADLDSLANYPLPVKRLLKRINRVRADRLLKQIL; this is encoded by the coding sequence ATGACTCCACGTTTTTCTCGTAACGCATCGTTACAGTCTCTTCCTAAAATAGCGCACGATCCACTGCACTTTAAAACTTTGCTGAGTGCAGAAGAGTATCGTATTGCTCTATTACAACTGATTGCAGAAGCGAAGACGCGCATCTACCTGGTAGCACTTTATCTTGAAGACGACCAAGCAGGGCGCAGTATTATGGATGCGCTTTATACTGCTAAACAGCGTTGTCCAGAGCTCGAAGTTGTTGTGTTGGTAGATTGGCACCGTGCCCAGCGTGGTTTGATTGGTGATGAGCAGGCGCAGGGCAACGCGGCAATGTATAGAGAATACGCCCAACGTTACCCAGATTTGATTACCTTTTATGGCGTGCCTGTTAGTAATCGGGAGTTGTTTGGTGTTCTACATTTAAAAGGCAGCATTGTTGACGACAACGTTATATATAGTGGTGCCAGTATCAACAATATCTACTTGGCGCAGCAGCAGCGCTACCGCTTCGATCGCTACCACTTGATTCATAACGCACGCTTAGCCAATGCGATGGTTGACTATGTTGAGCAATACCTAGTGAATAGTGAAGCGGTGTCTAGTTTATCGACTAATCAGCCAGTGAGTACCCGCTCACTAAAACCGGCTATTCGGCGCTTACGCTTATCCTTGCAGCGTGAGCAATATAGCTATCATCCTCAACAATGTGCTGAGTCTGAAGTTGGTATCACTCCTTTGTTAGGTTTAGGGCGTCGTCAGAATTTACTCAATAAAACCATTCGACAGTTGGTTATTAAGGCTAAGCATCAAATCACTTTGTGCACACCTTATTTCAATCCACCGGGTAGCTTGTCTAGAGAAATTAGCAAAGCTCTAAAACATGGAGTGAAGGTAAAGCTGATTGTGGGTGATAAAACCGCCAGTGATTTCTACAGTAAACCCGATGAAAACTTTAAAGTTATACATGCGCTGCCTTACTTGTATGAATTGAATTTAACCAAGTTTGTTAAACGCCAGCTTAAATATATCAACAGTGGTCTATTAAGCATTCACCTCTGGTCTCATAAGGATAATAGCTTTCATGTGAAAGGCTTGTGGGTTGATGAGAGGTATAGCCTATTAACCGGCAATAATTTAAATCCGCGCGCCTGGAATTTAGATTTAGAAAATGGTTTATTGATTGATGACCCGAATAGTTTGTTGAACGAGCAAAAGCAGCTCGAGCTGAACAATATACTTGCTCACACTAAGCTAGTGCATTGCGTAGCAGATTTAGACAGTCTCGCTAACTATCCCTTACCAGTAAAACGTTTGCTAAAACGAATAAACAGAGTGCGTGCTGACCGTTTGCTAAAACAAATCTTATAA
- a CDS encoding CoA-acylating methylmalonate-semialdehyde dehydrogenase, translated as MSIIGHLINGENHNQYTRSQDVYNPSTGQVASQVALADKTTVEQAISAAQQAFPAWRDTPVAKRAQIMFRYKTLLEENAERICELVGQQHGKIVHDAMGELTRGIENVEYACAAPEVLKGEHSRNVGPGIDSWSEFQPLGVVAGITPFNFPVMVPMWMFPMALMCGNSFVLKPSERDPSATLLIAELLHQAGLPKGVFNVVNGDKEAVDTLLTDPRVAAVSFVGSTPIAEYIYSTATANGKRCQALGGAKNHAIIMPDADLDNAVNSLLGAAFGSSGERCMALSVAVAVGDDIADKLVSGLTEQMQNLKVGAYSDKENDFGPLISAEQRDKVEMYISSAEADGATVVVDGRNTQVAGYPDGFYVGGTLIDHVTGAMKAYQEEIFGPVLCVVRVDSMEKGMQLINKHQFGNGTCLYTRDGEAARYFSDNIQVGMVGINIPLPVPVSYHSFGGWKRSLFGDLHAYGPDAVRFYTKRKTITQRWPSASVREGVNFSFPS; from the coding sequence ATGTCTATCATCGGTCATTTAATTAACGGCGAAAACCACAACCAGTACACTCGCTCTCAAGATGTTTATAACCCTTCAACCGGCCAAGTCGCAAGCCAAGTAGCCTTGGCCGACAAAACGACGGTTGAACAAGCTATTAGCGCCGCTCAACAAGCTTTTCCGGCTTGGCGAGATACGCCTGTAGCGAAACGCGCCCAAATTATGTTTCGCTACAAAACCTTATTGGAAGAAAATGCCGAACGCATTTGTGAACTGGTAGGCCAACAGCACGGCAAAATTGTTCACGACGCCATGGGCGAACTTACCCGCGGTATTGAAAATGTTGAATACGCCTGTGCTGCACCCGAGGTACTTAAAGGTGAGCATTCTCGTAACGTTGGCCCAGGCATTGACTCATGGAGCGAGTTCCAGCCGCTAGGGGTGGTAGCCGGGATAACCCCATTTAATTTCCCAGTGATGGTGCCAATGTGGATGTTTCCGATGGCGCTGATGTGCGGCAATAGTTTTGTACTTAAACCTTCAGAGCGAGATCCATCAGCCACCTTACTAATTGCCGAACTATTGCATCAAGCAGGATTGCCAAAAGGCGTATTCAACGTGGTTAATGGCGATAAAGAAGCCGTAGACACTCTGCTCACCGACCCACGAGTTGCTGCTGTTAGCTTTGTAGGCTCCACCCCAATAGCCGAATACATTTACAGCACCGCCACTGCCAATGGTAAGCGCTGTCAAGCCTTAGGTGGGGCGAAAAATCACGCCATCATCATGCCAGACGCCGACTTAGATAACGCAGTGAATTCCTTGCTTGGCGCAGCGTTTGGCTCATCTGGTGAGCGCTGTATGGCTTTATCGGTAGCCGTGGCCGTGGGTGACGACATTGCCGATAAACTAGTCAGCGGCTTAACTGAGCAAATGCAGAACCTTAAGGTTGGTGCTTACTCAGATAAAGAAAACGACTTTGGCCCACTAATTAGCGCTGAACAGCGTGACAAAGTTGAAATGTACATCAGCAGTGCCGAAGCCGATGGCGCCACTGTAGTTGTAGATGGTCGCAATACTCAAGTAGCCGGCTACCCAGATGGTTTCTACGTAGGAGGAACCTTAATTGACCATGTCACCGGGGCCATGAAAGCCTACCAAGAAGAGATTTTTGGCCCGGTACTATGTGTGGTTCGGGTGGATAGCATGGAGAAAGGCATGCAGCTGATTAATAAGCACCAATTTGGTAACGGTACTTGCCTCTACACCCGCGATGGTGAAGCCGCTCGCTACTTTTCTGATAACATCCAAGTAGGAATGGTAGGTATTAATATTCCTCTGCCTGTACCGGTTTCTTACCATAGCTTTGGCGGTTGGAAGCGTTCACTATTCGGAGACTTACACGCTTACGGGCCAGATGCTGTGCGTTTTTACACTAAACGTAAAACCATTACCCAACGCTGGCCCTCTGCCTCGGTGCGTGAAGGAGTCAATTTCTCCTTTCCTAGCTAA
- a CDS encoding aspartate aminotransferase family protein — translation MATLQDMGITQNQLDSHWMAYTGNRQFKQDPRMICQAKGKYYFDADGRKIFDGLSGLWTCGLGHGRQEIVDAIAQQASQLDYSPAFQFGHPKSFQLAERITEFMPEGLNRVFFTGSGSESADTSLKIARAYWRKKGLASKTKLIGRGKGYHGVNFGGISVGGIGPNRAIFGAGVDSAHMRHTVLPENAFTKGQPSQGAELANDLIDLIAMHDASNIAAVIVEPMAGSAGVIPPPVGYLKRLREICDQHQILLIFDEVICAFGRLGYKTGAEACGVTPDIINMAKQLTNGVVPMGAVACKQEIYDTFMDEGGPNYMLELPHGYTYSAHPIACAAALASLDLLDKEHMFEQVREMSPILEHAAHQLGQLDLVSDVRNMGLAAGLSLVHAPGEPALNPFLVAQQMWQKGYYVRYGADTIQIAPPFNVSAAEIDSLFNALGDSINQLSGQA, via the coding sequence ATGGCCACATTGCAAGACATGGGAATTACCCAAAATCAACTTGATAGCCACTGGATGGCATATACGGGTAATCGCCAGTTCAAACAAGATCCACGAATGATTTGCCAAGCCAAGGGAAAATACTACTTCGATGCCGACGGTCGCAAAATATTTGATGGCTTATCAGGCCTGTGGACCTGTGGCTTGGGACATGGTCGCCAAGAAATAGTTGATGCTATTGCTCAGCAAGCCAGCCAACTTGATTACTCTCCCGCGTTTCAGTTTGGCCACCCAAAATCATTTCAACTGGCAGAGCGAATTACCGAGTTTATGCCCGAAGGTTTAAACCGAGTATTTTTCACTGGCTCAGGCTCTGAATCTGCCGACACCTCTCTAAAAATCGCTCGCGCTTATTGGCGTAAAAAGGGCCTTGCCAGTAAAACCAAGCTGATTGGCCGCGGCAAAGGCTACCACGGGGTAAACTTTGGCGGCATATCGGTGGGCGGCATCGGCCCCAATCGCGCCATATTTGGCGCCGGAGTAGATAGCGCCCACATGCGCCACACAGTTTTGCCAGAAAACGCTTTTACTAAAGGCCAGCCAAGCCAAGGCGCTGAACTAGCCAACGACTTAATAGATTTAATCGCCATGCATGATGCTTCCAACATAGCGGCGGTGATTGTTGAGCCTATGGCCGGTAGTGCTGGGGTAATTCCTCCGCCAGTAGGCTATTTAAAACGCTTACGTGAGATTTGCGACCAACACCAAATCTTACTAATTTTTGATGAAGTAATTTGTGCTTTTGGTCGCTTGGGTTACAAAACCGGAGCCGAAGCCTGCGGTGTTACACCCGACATCATTAACATGGCGAAGCAGCTCACTAATGGGGTAGTTCCTATGGGAGCGGTAGCCTGTAAACAAGAAATCTACGACACCTTTATGGACGAAGGTGGTCCAAACTATATGTTAGAACTGCCCCACGGCTATACCTACTCAGCTCACCCTATTGCTTGTGCAGCAGCACTCGCCTCGTTGGACTTACTGGACAAAGAACATATGTTCGAGCAAGTAAGGGAGATGAGCCCAATACTTGAACATGCCGCACATCAGCTAGGACAGCTGGACTTAGTAAGCGATGTAAGGAATATGGGCTTAGCCGCAGGCTTAAGCCTTGTTCATGCACCCGGTGAACCGGCCCTTAATCCTTTTTTAGTCGCACAACAAATGTGGCAAAAGGGATACTACGTGCGCTATGGCGCCGACACGATACAAATAGCGCCACCGTTTAACGTTAGCGCCGCAGAAATCGACAGCCTATTTAATGCCTTAGGCGACTCAATTAACCAACTATCAGGCCAAGCCTAA
- a CDS encoding LysR family transcriptional regulator — MQKILGQLSDIDLRLLKVFRVVVECGGISAAEVELNIGRSTISRHVKDLEIRLGVTLCQRGRAGFVLSAEGQHVYQSSLRLMGALDEFRADVQGLHKEMTGNLAIALFDKTVTNQQAKISQALQLFDQRAPKVSLDLYVETLSVIESGVIEGRYHVGVVPGQRQSASLAYQWLFDEKMSLYCGYHHPLFQRSDITISAEEIVSQKYAGLGHHSPNLDTTQRKGFKRHATAYDQEAVATLLLSGSYLAYLPEHYARSFVEQGLIRAIGGEDFRYNCPFLAVNRLSPKPSRILACFLECLKQAHNLV, encoded by the coding sequence ATGCAAAAAATCTTGGGCCAACTTAGTGATATTGATTTACGCCTATTAAAAGTTTTTAGGGTAGTGGTGGAGTGTGGAGGCATTTCGGCAGCCGAGGTAGAGCTCAATATTGGCCGCTCAACCATTAGCCGTCATGTTAAAGATTTGGAGATTCGCCTAGGTGTGACTTTATGTCAGCGTGGTAGGGCGGGCTTTGTATTGAGTGCCGAAGGGCAGCACGTCTATCAATCTAGCTTACGTTTGATGGGCGCTTTAGATGAGTTTCGTGCAGACGTTCAAGGCTTACACAAAGAGATGACCGGTAACCTAGCCATCGCTTTGTTCGATAAAACGGTCACCAACCAACAAGCTAAAATCTCGCAAGCCTTACAACTGTTTGACCAGCGAGCGCCAAAAGTCAGCTTAGATTTATACGTTGAAACCTTATCGGTCATCGAAAGTGGCGTGATAGAAGGGCGTTATCATGTTGGGGTGGTGCCTGGGCAGCGTCAATCTGCCAGCTTGGCTTATCAGTGGTTATTTGATGAGAAAATGTCACTCTACTGTGGTTATCATCATCCTTTATTTCAGCGCAGTGACATCACCATTAGCGCCGAAGAAATAGTAAGCCAAAAGTATGCTGGTCTTGGCCACCATTCTCCTAACTTGGATACCACGCAACGCAAAGGTTTTAAGCGCCATGCTACCGCCTACGACCAAGAAGCAGTGGCTACTTTACTATTATCGGGCAGTTATTTGGCTTATTTGCCGGAACACTATGCCCGAAGCTTTGTAGAACAAGGCTTAATTAGAGCCATTGGCGGCGAAGACTTTCGTTACAATTGCCCTTTTTTGGCAGTAAACCGTTTGTCCCCTAAGCCTTCACGGATATTGGCGTGTTTCCTTGAATGCTTAAAGCAGGCTCATAACTTAGTTTAA
- a CDS encoding alpha/beta hydrolase, with protein MPLNAITVEPEQAARHCIIWLHGLGAGPEDFVPLAKQLKLPTEAAVRFIFPAAPERAVTVNAGYFMPAWYDILAFSPQRKINQQHLEQVSQEIGQIIEQQLAQGIPSENIILAGFSQGGAVAYHCALNLKHCLGGLLCMSTYLVSESLPKQPLQANTPILIQHGRQDDVVAPSLGEQAYQQLSALGYQAEFSLFDMAHSVSPSQIKAIKAWLSARLN; from the coding sequence ATGCCACTTAACGCTATAACTGTAGAACCCGAGCAGGCTGCTCGCCATTGTATTATTTGGCTACATGGCTTAGGCGCAGGCCCAGAAGATTTTGTTCCTTTAGCTAAGCAACTTAAGTTACCCACTGAGGCAGCGGTGCGTTTTATTTTCCCGGCCGCTCCCGAGCGCGCAGTCACCGTTAATGCAGGTTACTTTATGCCAGCGTGGTACGACATACTGGCGTTTTCTCCGCAGCGTAAAATTAATCAACAGCACTTAGAACAAGTAAGCCAGGAGATTGGCCAAATTATTGAGCAACAACTCGCTCAAGGCATCCCTAGTGAAAACATTATTTTGGCAGGCTTTTCTCAAGGCGGGGCAGTGGCTTATCACTGCGCGTTAAACCTCAAGCATTGCTTGGGGGGATTGCTATGTATGTCCACCTACTTAGTCAGCGAAAGCCTGCCCAAGCAACCGCTACAAGCCAATACGCCTATTCTCATTCAGCATGGGCGACAAGATGATGTAGTGGCGCCAAGTTTGGGTGAACAAGCCTACCAGCAACTATCGGCCTTAGGCTACCAAGCAGAATTTAGCCTATTTGATATGGCGCACAGTGTCTCGCCTAGCCAAATAAAAGCGATAAAGGCTTGGCTAAGCGCTCGCTTAAACTAA
- a CDS encoding SMI1/KNR4 family protein codes for MQELIDEIRAADQSGAYPSELPTEAQLVEVEELILIPMPSDLRAFQLTVSDVTCGSLEPVTISDPYLHTYLPEVAATAWNLGLPREFIPICQNGDNFYFISQEGEIGYFQGQEDLVPEWDTIWDWASEVWMQS; via the coding sequence ATGCAAGAATTAATTGATGAAATTAGAGCCGCCGATCAGTCTGGCGCTTACCCTAGTGAGCTACCAACAGAAGCTCAACTGGTTGAAGTAGAAGAGTTAATTCTAATTCCCATGCCTAGTGACTTACGCGCTTTTCAACTTACCGTTAGCGATGTTACTTGCGGTAGCTTAGAGCCGGTCACCATTAGCGACCCCTACTTACACACTTATTTACCGGAAGTGGCTGCAACTGCCTGGAACCTGGGTTTACCACGAGAGTTTATCCCCATCTGTCAAAATGGCGATAACTTCTATTTCATAAGCCAAGAAGGTGAAATTGGATACTTTCAAGGCCAAGAAGACTTAGTTCCAGAATGGGACACCATTTGGGACTGGGCTAGCGAAGTGTGGATGCAAAGCTAG
- a CDS encoding MGMT family protein: protein MEQQDYLAKFWLVIGHIPEGKVATYGGVAEMAGYPRMARAVGRCLKTLPEGSNLPWHRVINAKGMISFPEGSPQYQCQRQRLEDEGIIFRNNKVPLTQHLWLGD, encoded by the coding sequence ATGGAACAGCAAGACTATTTAGCTAAGTTTTGGTTAGTGATAGGCCATATTCCCGAAGGAAAAGTGGCCACCTATGGTGGGGTAGCTGAAATGGCTGGCTATCCTCGAATGGCGCGCGCTGTAGGACGTTGTTTAAAAACCTTGCCAGAGGGTTCTAACTTGCCATGGCATAGAGTAATAAATGCCAAGGGTATGATTTCCTTCCCAGAAGGCTCTCCACAATATCAGTGTCAGCGACAGCGGCTTGAAGATGAGGGCATTATCTTTCGCAATAACAAAGTGCCTCTCACCCAGCACTTATGGCTGGGTGATTAA
- a CDS encoding AAA family ATPase, giving the protein MILLVGGEKGGSGKSCLAQNLAVYLKQRFNTEILLVDCDPQRTSSDWVQARNEQEDLPSINCVQLYGNIRNDLLSLQNRFDFVVVDCGGQDSKALRSSMAVATHAIVPLRPKRRDIKTLPHLEELVNTCKAVNFHLKEAVVLTQCPSLPSQYKRIQEAKEVCSTYGLHVLDAITFNRNIYDDSEERGYTVLELEPEGKAAQEIRNIAEEFIVCEQGAADHGIARSQEKASGF; this is encoded by the coding sequence ATGATACTTCTCGTTGGCGGTGAAAAGGGGGGCAGTGGTAAAAGCTGTCTGGCCCAGAACTTGGCGGTGTATTTAAAACAACGCTTCAATACCGAAATCCTCCTGGTTGATTGCGACCCACAACGTACCAGCTCCGATTGGGTGCAGGCACGTAATGAGCAAGAAGACCTTCCAAGCATCAACTGTGTTCAACTATACGGCAATATTCGCAACGACCTACTTAGCCTGCAAAATCGCTTTGATTTTGTGGTAGTAGATTGTGGTGGCCAAGACAGTAAAGCGCTGCGCTCAAGCATGGCGGTGGCTACCCATGCCATTGTTCCGCTACGCCCGAAAAGGCGCGACATTAAAACCCTTCCTCACTTAGAGGAGTTGGTAAATACCTGTAAAGCGGTAAATTTCCATCTAAAAGAAGCAGTAGTACTTACCCAATGTCCCTCTTTGCCAAGCCAATACAAGCGCATTCAAGAAGCCAAAGAGGTGTGCAGCACCTACGGTTTACATGTGTTAGACGCCATCACTTTTAATCGCAACATTTATGATGACAGTGAAGAACGCGGCTATACCGTATTGGAACTAGAGCCAGAGGGCAAAGCTGCACAAGAGATCCGCAATATTGCTGAAGAGTTTATAGTATGTGAGCAAGGAGCGGCAGATCATGGCATTGCACGATCTCAAGAAAAAGCCTCGGGCTTCTAA
- a CDS encoding Tim44 domain-containing protein: MLKKLMSVMALVMAVLIVTPDAEAKRFGGGKSWGKSQPTFKKQPTQTNQQANKQQNQNNGTAANTGRRSGMMGGLLGGLLAGGLFAALLGGGAFEGLQMMDILLFALIAFVAVRFLRGLNQQKAAAMNHQPAQAYQSPQTDGQWQQGGFANASQLASGGEDEVPFNPPAGFDVNAFLEGARGHFDTLQRAWNDNKLEVMQEYLSIELYNGLAEERRSYGDQEINSSVVFIDAELVRADHSMLNAEVSVKFIGQTRDEVTGQESNVAEVWHLERKLDQANSPWLIVGIEA, encoded by the coding sequence ATGTTAAAAAAATTGATGAGTGTTATGGCTTTGGTGATGGCGGTATTGATTGTTACCCCCGACGCAGAGGCTAAGCGCTTTGGTGGCGGTAAGTCCTGGGGAAAAAGCCAACCAACCTTTAAAAAACAACCCACTCAAACTAACCAGCAGGCTAATAAGCAGCAGAACCAAAATAATGGTACGGCAGCAAATACCGGTCGACGTTCAGGAATGATGGGTGGTTTGTTAGGTGGCTTGCTAGCGGGCGGATTGTTTGCTGCCCTGCTTGGCGGCGGGGCCTTTGAAGGCCTACAGATGATGGATATTTTGCTATTTGCCTTGATTGCTTTTGTAGCGGTGCGTTTTTTACGTGGGCTCAACCAACAAAAAGCGGCGGCCATGAACCATCAACCTGCGCAAGCCTATCAAAGTCCACAAACTGATGGCCAGTGGCAGCAAGGTGGTTTTGCTAATGCTAGTCAACTTGCTAGCGGCGGTGAAGATGAAGTGCCGTTTAATCCGCCGGCAGGCTTTGATGTTAATGCCTTTTTAGAAGGCGCGCGTGGTCACTTTGATACGCTGCAGCGCGCATGGAATGACAATAAGCTAGAGGTAATGCAAGAGTACTTGAGCATTGAACTCTACAACGGCTTAGCAGAAGAGCGTCGTTCTTATGGCGATCAAGAGATTAACAGCAGTGTTGTCTTTATTGATGCTGAGTTAGTGCGCGCCGATCACTCAATGTTAAATGCGGAGGTGAGTGTAAAATTCATCGGTCAAACCCGTGATGAAGTAACTGGCCAAGAGAGCAACGTTGCCGAAGTATGGCACCTAGAGCGTAAACTCGACCAAGCTAACTCACCATGGTTGATTGTGGGCATTGAAGCCTAA
- a CDS encoding GIY-YIG nuclease family protein, which translates to MSDDNLLVAEAPASEWFLYIIRTKQQHLYTGVTTDVKRRFAEHQQGGAKGAKALRGKGPLKLVFQQALASKQQAMRLEYAIKQLPKAAKERLVLGQLDWQSLLPESDA; encoded by the coding sequence ATGTCCGATGATAACTTGTTAGTGGCTGAAGCGCCTGCTAGCGAGTGGTTTCTGTATATTATAAGAACCAAACAGCAGCACCTGTATACTGGCGTGACCACCGATGTAAAACGCCGTTTTGCAGAGCACCAACAAGGCGGTGCAAAAGGCGCAAAAGCCTTACGCGGTAAAGGCCCGTTAAAGTTGGTATTCCAACAAGCTTTGGCTTCTAAACAGCAAGCGATGCGTTTGGAATATGCAATAAAACAACTGCCAAAAGCAGCCAAAGAACGCTTGGTGCTGGGGCAGTTAGATTGGCAAAGCCTGTTACCTGAATCGGATGCTTAA
- a CDS encoding ABC transporter substrate-binding protein — protein sequence MLPSTTSFAQALLLVADRWCPFNCQANSAFPGYTIEIAQKVFAPEQPVRLLEMPWSRALRHTEKGVYHAVVGALADEAKGFVYPKAAIGKAQQVLVMKSETNWQYQGISSLEKLTIAVIADYDYSLEVDAYINAKQHRRNVVLVRSEHALERMHKLLMEGRIDGYIEDKSVVDYYVHQRGDSNAIRIATSFSIEPVYIAFSPANPQSPALAHRLSEGIQELRANGELTKILQRYGLSDWQ from the coding sequence ATGCTACCCAGTACAACCAGCTTCGCCCAAGCGCTTCTTTTGGTGGCTGACCGATGGTGTCCTTTTAACTGCCAAGCCAACAGTGCTTTTCCTGGTTACACCATCGAAATAGCTCAAAAGGTATTTGCGCCGGAACAGCCAGTTAGACTGCTTGAAATGCCTTGGTCACGCGCACTACGCCACACCGAAAAAGGTGTTTATCACGCTGTGGTAGGAGCATTAGCTGATGAAGCCAAAGGCTTCGTTTACCCAAAAGCCGCAATAGGTAAAGCCCAGCAAGTATTGGTGATGAAAAGTGAGACTAACTGGCAGTATCAGGGCATAAGCTCGCTGGAAAAACTCACCATTGCAGTAATTGCCGATTATGACTATAGCCTTGAAGTTGATGCTTATATAAACGCGAAGCAACACCGCCGTAATGTAGTGTTAGTGCGCAGTGAGCATGCATTAGAGCGTATGCATAAACTGCTTATGGAAGGGAGAATTGATGGCTATATCGAGGACAAGAGTGTGGTGGATTACTACGTTCATCAGCGTGGAGATAGCAATGCCATTCGCATCGCGACTAGCTTTAGTATTGAACCCGTGTACATCGCCTTTTCGCCCGCTAATCCACAAAGCCCTGCCTTAGCTCACCGCCTCAGTGAAGGTATACAAGAACTTAGAGCTAATGGCGAGTTAACCAAGATCTTACAACGCTATGGGCTTAGCGACTGGCAATAG